From one Candidatus Eisenbacteria bacterium genomic stretch:
- a CDS encoding 5-formyltetrahydrofolate cyclo-ligase, with translation MGGFDDAGKTRLRREFAGRRRALSEAEVASASRAICAWIVSSAEFRETRHLVLYSPRANEVDPGEVAKRASEQGLPTYYPRVEGDDLAFRRAVAADLHPGPFGVEEPPSGAARLPGDAAGVLVLVPGVAFDRRGGRLGSGRGYYDRALPTLRHATRFGLAAEALVVDRLPQDPWDVCMNAVVTERGILPTPTATTVHSGELT, from the coding sequence ATGGGGGGATTCGACGACGCAGGCAAGACTCGCCTCCGGCGGGAGTTCGCTGGCAGGCGACGCGCGCTGAGCGAGGCCGAGGTTGCCTCCGCCTCGCGGGCGATCTGCGCCTGGATCGTGTCGTCGGCGGAGTTCCGCGAGACCAGGCACCTCGTCCTGTACAGCCCGCGTGCCAACGAGGTCGACCCGGGGGAGGTCGCCAAGCGGGCTTCGGAGCAGGGGCTACCGACCTACTACCCGCGCGTCGAGGGCGACGATCTGGCGTTCCGCCGAGCGGTCGCCGCGGATCTCCATCCGGGTCCGTTCGGGGTGGAGGAACCTCCGTCGGGTGCGGCTCGTCTGCCCGGGGACGCGGCCGGGGTGCTGGTGCTCGTCCCGGGGGTCGCCTTCGACCGTCGCGGAGGACGGCTCGGGTCGGGTCGAGGGTACTACGATCGCGCCCTGCCGACACTTCGTCACGCGACGCGTTTCGGGCTCGCAGCGGAGGCGCTCGTCGTCGATCGCCTTCCTCAGGATCCGTGGGACGTTTGCATGAACGCAGTGGTGACCGAGCGGGGGATACTACCGACCCCCACGGCGACCACTGTGCACTCGGGAGAGCTGACATGA
- the ftsY gene encoding signal recognition particle-docking protein FtsY produces the protein MDVVVIGAAAAAVAAGLLVWGFRRARRQGVGAEAPPLEVMSAPERPARGLRQALDGTRRKLREQLDAALGRRGSADSVYEALEEALIGADVGARTTASLLARLRSRLGKDAGGEGIRTELRADILEVVGGGGPVTPAARPWVILVTGVNGVGKTTTIGKLAAAHREAGRKVLIVAADTFRAAAIDQLAVWAERSGADIVRHGPGADPSAVAYDGIRAARARGADVVLVDTAGRLHTRGTLMDELRKVRRTIERELPGAPQECLLVVDATTGQNALSQARAFVEAAGVTGVVVTKLDGTARGGIVVAIRAELGLPVRYVGVGEGVRDLREFDAHEFVAGLLGDDGDG, from the coding sequence GCGGGGCTGCTCGTTTGGGGATTTCGACGGGCACGCCGGCAGGGCGTCGGTGCGGAAGCACCTCCCTTGGAGGTCATGTCGGCGCCGGAGCGTCCGGCGCGAGGCCTGCGGCAGGCGCTCGATGGCACGCGTCGAAAGCTGCGCGAGCAGCTCGACGCCGCCCTCGGGCGGCGGGGATCCGCGGATTCGGTGTACGAAGCGCTGGAGGAGGCGCTGATCGGCGCCGACGTGGGGGCCCGGACGACCGCGAGCTTGCTCGCACGGCTTCGCTCCCGGCTCGGGAAGGACGCCGGGGGCGAGGGCATCCGGACGGAGCTGCGCGCCGACATCCTGGAGGTGGTGGGAGGCGGTGGCCCCGTGACGCCCGCGGCGAGGCCGTGGGTGATCCTGGTCACGGGGGTCAACGGCGTCGGCAAGACGACGACCATCGGCAAGCTGGCAGCGGCGCACCGGGAGGCTGGTCGCAAGGTCCTGATCGTCGCCGCCGATACGTTCCGCGCCGCCGCCATCGACCAGCTGGCAGTATGGGCGGAGCGGAGCGGCGCGGACATCGTCCGCCACGGGCCGGGGGCCGATCCGTCCGCCGTGGCCTACGATGGAATCAGGGCGGCCAGGGCCCGAGGCGCGGACGTCGTCCTGGTCGATACGGCGGGTCGCCTGCACACGCGCGGGACCCTCATGGACGAGCTGCGGAAGGTGCGGCGGACCATCGAGCGCGAGCTGCCGGGGGCCCCCCAGGAGTGTCTGCTCGTGGTCGACGCGACCACCGGGCAGAACGCCCTCAGCCAGGCCCGTGCGTTCGTGGAGGCCGCCGGTGTCACGGGGGTGGTGGTGACCAAGCTCGACGGGACGGCGCGGGGTGGGATCGTGGTGGCGATCCGCGCCGAGCTCGGGCTTCCCGTCCGGTATGTCGGCGTCGGCGAGGGGGTTCGGGACCTCCGCGAGTTCGACGCGCACGAGTTCGTTGCCGGCCTACTCGGGGACGACGGCGACGGCTGA